The proteins below come from a single Sinorhizobium fredii genomic window:
- a CDS encoding carbohydrate ABC transporter permease: protein MTDLTVADPPAALAHARHINSDLKAQRVRSAWVFLAPTLLVLALVAGWPLVRTIYFSFTNASLTNLSGAEFVGLQNYLSWITLKSGRTIYKGLLADPAWWNAVWNTLKFTVVSVSIETALGLVVALVLNAHFPGRGLVRAAILIPWAIPTIVSAKMWAWMLNDQFGILNEILLGLGLISQKIAWTASPDTAMVAVLIVDVWKTTPFMALLILAGLQMVPVDIYEAARIDGVHPLKVFWRVTLPLIRPALMVAVIFRMLDALRIFDLIYVLTPNNAQTKTMSVLARENLFDFDKFAYGAAASTMLFLIIASITVLYMWFGRVNFDGGER, encoded by the coding sequence ATGACCGATCTCACTGTCGCGGACCCGCCGGCCGCGCTTGCGCATGCGAGACATATCAATTCGGACCTGAAGGCCCAGCGGGTCCGCTCCGCCTGGGTGTTCCTGGCGCCGACGCTCCTGGTCTTGGCGCTGGTCGCCGGCTGGCCGCTCGTCAGGACCATCTATTTCAGCTTCACCAATGCGTCGCTGACCAACCTTTCCGGCGCCGAGTTCGTCGGCCTGCAGAACTATCTTTCCTGGATCACGCTGAAGAGCGGCCGCACAATCTACAAGGGCCTGCTCGCCGATCCGGCCTGGTGGAACGCGGTCTGGAACACGCTGAAATTCACCGTCGTCTCGGTCAGCATCGAGACGGCGCTGGGGCTCGTCGTGGCGCTGGTGCTGAACGCCCATTTCCCCGGCCGCGGCCTCGTTCGCGCGGCGATCCTCATTCCCTGGGCGATCCCGACGATCGTCTCGGCCAAGATGTGGGCCTGGATGCTCAACGACCAGTTCGGCATCCTGAACGAGATATTGCTCGGGCTCGGCCTGATCAGCCAGAAGATCGCCTGGACCGCAAGTCCAGATACGGCGATGGTGGCGGTGCTCATCGTCGACGTCTGGAAGACGACGCCGTTCATGGCCCTCTTGATCCTCGCCGGACTGCAGATGGTGCCGGTCGACATCTACGAGGCGGCGAGGATCGACGGGGTGCATCCGCTCAAGGTATTCTGGCGGGTAACATTGCCGCTTATCCGGCCGGCGCTGATGGTGGCGGTGATCTTCCGCATGCTCGACGCGCTGCGCATCTTCGACCTGATCTACGTGCTGACGCCCAACAATGCGCAGACGAAGACGATGTCGGTACTCGCCCGCGAGAACCTGTTCGATTTCGACAAGTTCGCCTATGGGGCGGCCGCCTCGACGATGCTGTTTTTGATCATCGCCTCGATCACCGTCCTCTACATGTGGTTCGGGCGCGTCAATTTCGATGGAGGGGAGCGCTGA
- a CDS encoding ABC transporter substrate-binding protein translates to MTLLLRTLTFCAALGAADLAAAAELSLAANTTGKNVNFMREQLDAFEKKTGHKVSLVTMPPSSSEQFSQYRLWLAAGNKDVDVYQTDVIWAPQLADQFVDLTKAAKDVAGEHFPSIIQSQTVNGKLVALPIFTDAPALYYRKDLLEQYGKAPPKTWDELASTAKEIQEKERAAGKADVWGFVFQGNAYEGLTCNALEWIKSSGGGQIVEPDGTISVNNEKAAAAIERAKAWIGTISPEGVLAYQEEESRGVWQTGNAVFMRNWPYAYALGNGDDSAVKGKFDVMPLPTATDGEKPSSTLGGWNLAVSKYSDEQQAAIELVKFLSSKEVQKARALQLSQLPTIAALYDDPEIAAAQPFMPNWKPIFQSAVPRPSAVTKVKYNEVSSKLWSAVHNTLSGDGTAAENLELLEVELTELKGDSW, encoded by the coding sequence ATGACACTGCTTCTGAGGACCTTGACTTTCTGCGCCGCTCTCGGCGCCGCTGATCTTGCCGCCGCCGCCGAGCTCTCGCTCGCTGCCAACACCACCGGCAAGAACGTGAATTTCATGCGCGAGCAGCTCGACGCCTTCGAGAAGAAGACCGGCCACAAGGTCAGTCTCGTCACCATGCCGCCATCGAGCAGCGAGCAGTTCAGCCAGTACCGGCTGTGGCTGGCCGCCGGGAACAAGGATGTCGACGTCTATCAGACGGACGTCATCTGGGCGCCGCAGCTCGCCGATCAATTCGTCGATCTGACCAAGGCTGCGAAAGACGTCGCCGGTGAACATTTCCCGTCGATCATCCAGTCGCAGACCGTCAACGGCAAGCTGGTGGCGCTGCCGATTTTCACCGACGCGCCGGCGCTCTACTACCGCAAGGATCTGCTGGAGCAATACGGCAAGGCGCCGCCGAAGACCTGGGACGAATTGGCGTCGACCGCCAAGGAGATCCAGGAGAAGGAGCGTGCCGCCGGAAAGGCGGACGTCTGGGGCTTCGTATTCCAGGGCAACGCCTATGAGGGGCTGACTTGCAATGCGCTCGAATGGATCAAGTCCTCCGGCGGCGGCCAGATCGTCGAGCCCGACGGGACGATTTCCGTCAACAACGAGAAGGCGGCCGCGGCCATCGAGCGCGCCAAGGCATGGATCGGCACGATCTCGCCTGAGGGCGTGCTTGCCTATCAGGAGGAAGAGTCGCGCGGCGTCTGGCAGACCGGCAATGCCGTCTTCATGCGCAACTGGCCCTATGCCTATGCGCTCGGCAACGGTGATGACAGTGCCGTCAAGGGCAAGTTCGACGTCATGCCGCTGCCGACCGCGACCGATGGCGAAAAGCCCTCCTCGACGCTTGGCGGCTGGAACCTCGCGGTGTCGAAATATTCCGACGAGCAGCAAGCTGCGATCGAGCTCGTCAAGTTCCTCTCGTCCAAGGAAGTGCAGAAGGCGCGGGCGCTCCAGCTGTCACAGCTGCCGACGATCGCCGCCCTTTACGACGATCCGGAAATCGCCGCCGCCCAGCCCTTCATGCCGAACTGGAAGCCGATCTTCCAGAGCGCCGTGCCGCGTCCCTCCGCAGTGACCAAGGTCAAGTATAACGAGGTGTCCTCGAAGCTCTGGAGCGCCGTTCACAACACGCTCTCCGGCGACGGAACTGCCGCCGAAAATCTCGAACTCTTGGAGGTAGAGCTGACCGAGCTCAAAGGCGACAGCTGGTAA
- a CDS encoding carbohydrate ABC transporter permease, whose protein sequence is MAATLAKRTAFYLLVATIIVIAVFPFYYAILTSLKSGTALFRADYWPSELSLANYTSVVSSGSFIRNLGNSLLVATLVVAISLLFAVTAAYALGRVRFRGRSLLLLTILSVSMFPQIAVLAGLFELIRGIGIFNTPLALIFSYMIFTLPFTVWVLTTFMRDLPVEIEEAAIVDGASPWVIITRVFMPLMWPALVTTGLLAFIAAWNEFLFALTFTSSDVQRTVPVAIALLSGSSNFEIPWGNIMAASVIVTVPLVVLVLIFQRRIISGLTAGGVKG, encoded by the coding sequence ATGGCCGCCACGCTTGCAAAGCGCACCGCTTTCTACCTGCTCGTCGCCACGATCATCGTGATTGCGGTCTTTCCGTTCTATTACGCGATCCTGACCAGCCTCAAATCCGGCACCGCCCTGTTCCGCGCCGATTACTGGCCGAGCGAACTGTCGCTGGCGAATTACACCAGCGTCGTCTCGAGCGGCAGTTTCATCCGCAATCTCGGGAATTCGCTGCTGGTGGCAACGCTGGTCGTCGCCATCTCGCTGCTGTTCGCGGTCACCGCCGCTTACGCGCTCGGCCGGGTGCGCTTCCGGGGCCGGTCGCTGCTGCTCTTGACCATTCTGTCGGTGTCGATGTTCCCGCAGATCGCCGTTCTTGCCGGTCTCTTCGAGCTCATCCGTGGCATCGGCATCTTCAACACGCCGCTGGCGCTGATCTTTTCCTACATGATCTTCACCCTGCCCTTCACCGTCTGGGTGCTGACCACCTTCATGCGCGACCTGCCGGTGGAGATCGAGGAGGCGGCGATCGTCGACGGCGCTTCGCCCTGGGTGATCATCACGCGGGTGTTCATGCCGCTAATGTGGCCGGCCTTGGTCACCACCGGCCTGCTCGCCTTCATCGCCGCCTGGAACGAATTCCTGTTCGCCCTGACGTTTACTTCGTCGGACGTGCAGCGCACCGTGCCGGTAGCGATCGCGCTGCTTTCGGGCAGCAGCAACTTCGAAATCCCCTGGGGCAACATCATGGCCGCATCGGTGATCGTCACGGTACCGCTCGTGGTGCTGGTGCTGATCTTCCAGCGGCGGATCATTTCCGGCCTGACGGCCGGTGGCGTCAAAGGCTAG
- a CDS encoding substrate-binding domain-containing protein, with protein sequence MKLKEFARQLGLSPTTVSRALSGYPEVSEKTRKRVAEEAVRLGYRPNINAVRLVTGRAGAIGVVMGRTGEFQFAEFMSGMAERLDGEDIDILVSPTADRGLTDEIPLFSRLVTSGRVDAVIVHSPEPNDERIAFLRELGFPFLVHGRSETDVPHAWLDIDNEGAIRRATSHLIDLGHRRIAMINGRAGRTFSLHRDKGYRDALEERGLPFDPRLVAHGHFTDELGFRFARSFLEQSPRPTAFVAGSMMTALGIYRAVRSRGLVVGRDISVIAHDDVFPYLTADNMVPSLSATRSSIRAAGARAADLVLQLLGGRTAEEIHELWPVELILRESTAPPPQTEPRS encoded by the coding sequence ATGAAGCTCAAGGAGTTCGCCCGCCAACTGGGGCTTTCCCCGACGACGGTCAGCCGCGCGCTCAGCGGCTATCCGGAGGTCAGCGAGAAGACCCGTAAACGCGTCGCGGAAGAGGCCGTGCGGCTCGGCTATCGCCCAAATATCAACGCTGTGCGCCTGGTTACTGGACGCGCCGGGGCGATCGGCGTCGTCATGGGCCGCACAGGGGAATTTCAGTTTGCCGAATTCATGAGCGGTATGGCCGAGAGGCTCGACGGAGAGGACATCGACATTCTCGTCAGCCCGACGGCGGACCGGGGTTTGACCGACGAGATTCCGCTCTTCAGCCGGCTCGTCACCAGCGGCCGGGTTGATGCGGTGATCGTCCATTCGCCGGAGCCGAACGACGAGCGCATCGCCTTTCTTCGTGAGCTCGGCTTTCCTTTCCTGGTGCACGGCCGCTCCGAGACTGACGTGCCGCACGCGTGGCTCGACATCGACAACGAAGGTGCGATCCGGCGGGCGACATCGCATCTCATCGATCTCGGTCACCGGCGCATCGCGATGATCAATGGCCGTGCCGGCCGAACCTTTTCCCTGCACCGCGACAAGGGCTATCGCGACGCCCTCGAGGAGCGGGGCCTTCCCTTCGATCCGCGCCTCGTCGCCCACGGCCATTTCACCGACGAACTCGGCTTCCGCTTCGCCCGGTCCTTTCTCGAGCAATCGCCGCGGCCGACGGCATTCGTCGCCGGCTCGATGATGACGGCACTTGGGATCTACCGCGCCGTGCGTTCCCGCGGGCTGGTCGTCGGACGGGACATATCGGTGATCGCCCATGACGACGTCTTTCCCTATCTGACGGCCGACAACATGGTGCCGTCGCTGTCGGCGACCCGCTCCTCGATCCGCGCGGCTGGGGCACGAGCGGCGGACCTCGTGCTGCAACTCCTCGGCGGGCGGACGGCGGAAGAGATCCATGAGCTCTGGCCCGTCGAACTCATCCTGCGCGAGTCGACCGCTCCGCCGCCGCAGACCGAACCACGCTCCTGA
- a CDS encoding ABC transporter ATP-binding protein: protein MAELQLRDIRKAFGAYEVIKGVSMDIRAGEFMVFVGPSGCGKSTLLRLIAGLEEITSGTLAFDGKVVNHLVPSKRGIAMVFQSYALYPHMTVFENMAFGMQLAGKDKEQCRKRVEAAAEMLQLTPYLQRLPRQLSGGQRQRVAIGRAIVRDPKVFLFDEPLSNLDAALRVATRIEIAKLHRSMHKTTMIYVTHDQVEAMTLADRICVMRDGRVEQIGTPLELYENPNSVFVAGFIGSPKMNFLSGAFAELYQAATIGIRAEHLEIAEDGQWTGTVVHSEMLGSDSYIYLDIGTGEPVIVRENGTSRHQPGETLPISPQAGQIHRFDAAGRSIGRQIMRGAA, encoded by the coding sequence ATGGCAGAGCTGCAATTGCGCGACATTCGCAAGGCCTTCGGCGCCTATGAGGTGATCAAGGGCGTCAGCATGGACATAAGGGCAGGGGAGTTCATGGTTTTCGTCGGCCCTTCCGGCTGCGGGAAATCGACTCTGCTAAGATTGATCGCCGGTCTGGAGGAGATCACCTCCGGCACACTCGCCTTCGACGGGAAGGTGGTCAATCATCTCGTCCCGTCGAAACGCGGCATCGCCATGGTGTTCCAGTCCTATGCGCTCTATCCGCACATGACGGTCTTCGAGAACATGGCCTTCGGTATGCAACTTGCCGGCAAGGACAAGGAGCAGTGCCGCAAGCGGGTCGAGGCGGCGGCGGAGATGCTGCAGCTCACTCCCTATCTTCAGCGCCTGCCGCGTCAGCTCTCGGGCGGCCAGCGGCAGCGCGTCGCCATCGGTCGGGCGATCGTGCGCGATCCGAAGGTCTTCCTATTCGACGAGCCGCTTTCCAATCTCGATGCGGCGCTGCGGGTTGCGACCCGCATCGAGATCGCCAAGCTACATCGCAGCATGCACAAGACGACGATGATCTATGTCACCCACGACCAGGTCGAGGCGATGACGCTCGCCGATCGCATCTGCGTGATGCGCGACGGGCGCGTCGAGCAGATCGGCACGCCGCTCGAGCTTTATGAAAACCCGAACTCGGTGTTTGTCGCCGGCTTCATCGGCTCGCCGAAGATGAACTTCCTCTCGGGCGCCTTTGCCGAGCTCTACCAGGCTGCGACGATCGGCATTCGGGCCGAGCACCTTGAGATCGCCGAGGACGGGCAATGGACAGGAACCGTCGTCCACTCCGAAATGCTCGGATCGGACAGCTATATCTATCTCGACATCGGCACCGGCGAACCGGTGATCGTCCGCGAGAACGGCACGTCCCGGCATCAGCCCGGGGAGACGCTGCCGATCTCGCCGCAGGCCGGACAGATCCACCGCTTCGATGCGGCGGGGCGGTCGATCGGCCGGCAGATCATGCGAGGTGCCGCCTGA